The Streptomyces sp. NBC_00670 genome window below encodes:
- a CDS encoding nucleotidyltransferase domain-containing protein, whose product MEIWVFGSMLRSEQPRDLDVLIIYGCREDVTSIRKMGYWELSLPPVEIIAMTRDEESHYDFINITNARRLIAA is encoded by the coding sequence ATGGAGATCTGGGTCTTCGGATCGATGCTGCGGTCGGAGCAACCACGCGATTTGGATGTTTTGATCATCTACGGTTGCCGAGAGGATGTGACCAGCATCCGAAAAATGGGATATTGGGAACTTTCATTGCCGCCTGTGGAAATCATTGCTATGACCCGCGATGAGGAATCACACTACGACTTCATAAACATAACTAATGCTAGGCGACTTATTGCAGCTTGA